The Ectothiorhodospiraceae bacterium 2226 region CCTTCTTGAACTCCCCGGCGAGGTAGTCGATGAGGCGCATATCGAAGTCCTCACCGCCCAGGAAGGTGTCGCCGTTGGTGGACAGCACCTCGAACTGGTGTTCGCCGTCGATGTCGGCGATCTCGATGATGGAGATATCGAAGGTACCGCCGCCGAGGTCGTACACGGCCACCTTGCTGTCGCCGCGCTTCTTGTCCATGCCGTAGGCGAGCGCCGCCGCGGTAGGCTCGTTGATGATGCGCTTGACGTCCAGGCCCGCGATCTTGCCCGCGTCCTTGGTCGCCTGGCGCTGGGAGTCGTTAAAGTACGCCGGGACCGTGATCACCGCCTCGGTAACCGGCTCCCCGAGGTAATCCTCGGCGGTCTTCTTCATCTTCATCAGCACGCGCGCGGAAATCTCGGGCGGGGCCATCTTCTTGCCCTTGGCCTCGACCCACGCGTCGCCGTTGTCGGCGCCGACGATCTTGTACGGCACCATCTGGATGTCGCGCTGCACGACATCGTCCTTGAACTTACGGCCGATCAGGCGCTTGATGGCGAAGAACGTGTTCTCCGGATTGGTCACCGCCTGCCGCTTTGCGGACTGGCCGACCAGGACCTCCTCGTCGTCCTTCGAGAACGCCACCACCGAGGGCGTGGTACGGGCGCCCTCCTGATTCTCGATGACGCGCGCCTTGCCGCCCTCCATGACAGCCACGCACGAATTCGTGGTGCCGAGGTCGATTCCGATGATCTTGCCCATATGCCTGTCTCCGATAGTTGTTTGGCCGCAGCGCCCACGCCGCCCTGGGGGGCTAGGTGTGGGCCGCGACCGGGGAATTCAAGGGTCCGAGCGCGATACGCGCTACTTGGCCACCACCACCATAGCGGGGCGTACCAGTCGGTCGTGCAGTCGATAGCCCTTCTGCATCACCATGACCACAGTGTTGGCTTCGTGCCCCGGGGCCTCCTGCATGCTCATCGCTTGGTGCAGCTCGGGATCGAAGCGCTCACCTGCCGGGTCGATCTCCTGCACGCCGAACTTCTCGAGCACCGCGACCAGCATCTTAAGGGTCAGGTCGACGCCCTCGATGATCTTGGCGGCGCTGCCCTCGGCCTCCGCGCCGGCCTGCAGACCGAGCTCGAGGCTGTCCTTCACCGGCAGCAGCTCCTGCACGAAGCGCTCCAGGGCGTATTTGTGCGCGTTCTCCAGCTCACGCGCGGAGCGCCGGCGCACGTTCTCCAGCTCCGCCTGCACCCGCAGCAGTTGATCCCAATGCTCGTCGGCCTTGGCACGCGCATCGTCCAGCAGCGGTACCAACTCCTCGACCGTGGGCGCCTCGCCCTCGACCTGGGCAGCCTCCTCCGCCGCGGGACGCTCGGCTTCCATCCGTTCTTCAGCCGCCTCCGCGGGCCGCCTCTCGTGGTTCGACATAGGCTCTCCGTAAGCTCGCACTAAAACCGTTCCGCGCCCATTTACCCGGGCGTGCGGATGCTATGGGGGCTCAAGACTCGTGATTCAAGGCCGCGCCCAGCAGTCTGGCCGTCACGTCGACGATGGGGATGACGCGGTTATAGGCCATGCGGGTGGGGCCGATCACCCCCAGCACGCCCACCACCTCGCCGTTCACGCTGTAGGGAGCGGTGACCACGCTGCAGGCCTCGAGCACTTCCCGCCCGGCCTCCTCGCCGATGAAGATCTGCAGGCCGTCCGCCGCAAGCGACTGATCCAACAGGTGCAAAATGTCGCGCTTGCGATTGAAGGCCTCGAACAATTGGCGCAGCGTGTTGATATCCGCCATCTCGGTATAGCTCATCAGGTTCGTTTCGCCCGCCAGCACGAAGTCGTCGCCGCTGGCCTGCTCCTCGGTAAATACCTGACCCGCCACCTCGACGACGGTGCGCATAATGGAGTTCATGCCTTCGCGGCTTTCACCCATCTCGCGGATGAGGTCCTCGCGCACCTGCTGCGGGCGACGTCCGGCGAACGCCGCATTCAAATAGTTGGCCGCCTGCTGCAACTCGCCGGCGGAATAGCTGCGGGTGGTGTGGATGATCTTGTTCTGCACCTCGCGCTCGTTCACCACCAGGATCACTAGCACGCGGTTGGCCGACAGCGGCAGGAACTCCACCTGGCGGAGGGTTACGTGCTCGCGGCGCGGCACCATGACCACGCCGGCCAAGCGCGTCACCCCGGACAACAGCGACGAGGCGGCGTTCAGCAGCCGATCCGTGGGCTCCTCGGAGCCGAGTTGGCTGCGCAGCCGCTTGATCTCCTCGTGGCCGAGCGGCTGGATGGTGAGCAGCGAATCGACGAACAAGCGGTATCCCTGCACCGTCGGCACCCGTCCGGCGGAGGTGTGGGGCGACTTCACCAGGCCCAAGTCATCGAGGTCGGCGAGTACGTTGCGTATCGTCGCCGGACTCAAGTCCAGACCCGCGTCGCGCGCCAGCGTGCGGGAGCCCACGGGCTGCCCGTCGCGGATATAACGCTCCACCAGCGCCTTGAGCAGGTGCTGGGCGCGTTCGCCGATGGCAGCGGTCTCCTTTGCCACGATAGAATCCTGTAAGCTTCTGAGAAGACAGTGAGGAAAAGGCCCGAGCCCCGCTAGCACTCCCCCGCATCGAGTGCTAATGCCAAAGTATCAAT contains the following coding sequences:
- the grpE gene encoding nucleotide exchange factor GrpE, translated to MSNHERRPAEAAEERMEAERPAAEEAAQVEGEAPTVEELVPLLDDARAKADEHWDQLLRVQAELENVRRRSARELENAHKYALERFVQELLPVKDSLELGLQAGAEAEGSAAKIIEGVDLTLKMLVAVLEKFGVQEIDPAGERFDPELHQAMSMQEAPGHEANTVVMVMQKGYRLHDRLVRPAMVVVAK
- the hrcA gene encoding heat-inducible transcriptional repressor HrcA, with translation MVAKETAAIGERAQHLLKALVERYIRDGQPVGSRTLARDAGLDLSPATIRNVLADLDDLGLVKSPHTSAGRVPTVQGYRLFVDSLLTIQPLGHEEIKRLRSQLGSEEPTDRLLNAASSLLSGVTRLAGVVMVPRREHVTLRQVEFLPLSANRVLVILVVNEREVQNKIIHTTRSYSAGELQQAANYLNAAFAGRRPQQVREDLIREMGESREGMNSIMRTVVEVAGQVFTEEQASGDDFVLAGETNLMSYTEMADINTLRQLFEAFNRKRDILHLLDQSLAADGLQIFIGEEAGREVLEACSVVTAPYSVNGEVVGVLGVIGPTRMAYNRVIPIVDVTARLLGAALNHES